In one Rhinoraja longicauda isolate Sanriku21f chromosome 32, sRhiLon1.1, whole genome shotgun sequence genomic region, the following are encoded:
- the scn3b gene encoding sodium channel regulatory subunit beta-3: MSAWNTFLYSVSLLMILFVRCCQLVCVEVPSDTEALHGTNMKLTCISCVRREEVNTDTMVAWTYVNNDQEISIYEFNGAPRGLKGPYHGRILWSGSKDLQDVSITIVNVTLNDSGLYRCTVKRYFNYEMHRPSVTNVKEVQLTVHEDALQDFTSYISEIMMYLLLVFLTLWLVIEMIYCYRKILKSEQAARGNEADYLAIPSGNKENHSTVPVEE, encoded by the exons TACGGTGTTGCCAGTTAGTCTGCGTTGAAGTTCCTTCAGACACTGAAGCCCTACATGGAACCAATATGAAACTTACTTGCATTTCCTGTGTGAGGAGAGAAGAAGTTAATACAGACACCATGGTTGCATGGACCTACGTCAATAATGATCAAGAGATATCA ATTTATGAGTTCAACGGAGCGCCACGAGGGCTAAAAGGACCTTATCACGGCAGAATTCTGTGGAGTGGAAGTAAAGATCTGCAAGATGTATCCATAACCATAGTGAATGTTACACTTAACGACAGTGGTTTGTACCGGTGCACGGTCAAACGCTATTTTAATTATGAGATGCACAGACCTTCTGTGACAAATGTGAAAGAGGTTCAGCTAACAGTACATGAAGACG CCCTTCAAGATTTCACTTCATACATTTCAGAAATTATGATGTATCTTCTCCTTGTTTTCCTCACTTTATGGCTTGTTATAGAGATGATATATTGCTATAGGAAGATTTTGAAATCAGAACAAGCTGCACGAGGAAACGA GGCAGACTATCTGGCGATACCCTCTGGAAACAAAGAGAACCACTCAACCGTTCCTGTGGAAGAATAG